One segment of Luteolibacter rhizosphaerae DNA contains the following:
- a CDS encoding metallophosphoesterase family protein, whose protein sequence is MKTPAVIMAPRADGVEVVWAVSKLARGHVEWKAEDGSSGTAGADRFGFVPQGDEILRVKLSGLKPGVRYQLRAITDSTDGKDRLEGPWKKFRTLDPTAQETRFVVWNDTHQNDETIKQLHAVTPPGDFLLWNGDTCNDWHQEDWLVPTLLNPGGQDVSDDRPMLLVWGNHDVRGKWAFKVPEMIATPDGRPFYAFRSGPVAVLCLHTGEDKPDNHPSFGGRVAFEALRREQAEWIKQVTAQPGFRDAPYRVVFCHIPLRWTKEVADAGYEKGGYDAFSRFSREAWHDALVGWKTQIVISGHTHSPAWIEANAEFPYAQLVGGGPQANRATWIEGKANAEALSFVMKDLEGKVVHEIALKPI, encoded by the coding sequence GTGAAGACTCCCGCCGTGATCATGGCCCCGCGAGCCGACGGGGTGGAGGTGGTTTGGGCGGTTTCGAAGCTCGCCCGCGGCCACGTCGAGTGGAAAGCGGAGGACGGTAGCAGCGGCACGGCAGGAGCAGACCGTTTCGGCTTCGTGCCGCAGGGAGACGAGATCCTGCGTGTGAAGCTCAGCGGACTGAAGCCCGGCGTCCGGTATCAACTCCGCGCCATCACCGACTCCACCGACGGGAAGGATCGTCTCGAAGGCCCGTGGAAGAAATTCCGCACGTTGGATCCCACAGCCCAAGAGACCCGCTTCGTGGTTTGGAACGATACCCATCAGAACGATGAGACCATCAAGCAACTGCACGCCGTCACTCCGCCCGGCGACTTCCTCCTGTGGAACGGGGACACATGCAATGATTGGCACCAAGAGGACTGGCTGGTGCCCACCTTGCTGAATCCCGGTGGTCAGGATGTGAGCGACGACCGGCCGATGTTGCTCGTATGGGGCAATCATGACGTGCGCGGCAAGTGGGCCTTCAAGGTCCCGGAGATGATCGCGACGCCGGACGGCCGTCCCTTCTACGCCTTCCGCAGCGGGCCGGTGGCGGTTCTCTGCCTGCACACCGGTGAAGACAAACCGGACAACCATCCAAGCTTCGGAGGGCGGGTGGCTTTCGAAGCGCTGCGCCGCGAGCAAGCCGAATGGATCAAGCAAGTCACCGCACAGCCCGGCTTCCGCGATGCGCCCTATCGGGTTGTCTTCTGCCACATCCCGCTGCGCTGGACCAAGGAAGTCGCGGATGCGGGCTACGAGAAGGGTGGCTACGACGCCTTCAGCCGCTTCAGCCGCGAGGCCTGGCATGATGCGCTCGTCGGATGGAAGACGCAGATCGTGATCTCCGGCCACACTCATAGTCCCGCATGGATCGAGGCCAATGCCGAGTTTCCCTATGCCCAGCTTGTGGGCGGAGGCCCGCAAGCGAATCGTGCGACTTGGATCGAAGGCAAGGCGAATGCCGAAGCCTTATCCTTCGTGATGAAGGATCTCGAAGGAAAGGTAGTCCATGAGATCGCTCTGAAGCCGATATAG
- a CDS encoding DUF4105 domain-containing protein has product MEASSPPAGDRTGSLNRPARACGRGILRFLCLLATLWTFGAIYFDGPFPGTGNLVLGLLWLLLGIVLIFRSKTSSRRWLAFAGILALAIIPWLFKQPSQERDWAPEYARSAGASVEGDAVTFTNFRNFDYAMDGTVTERWETRTVHLSKLQGVDMVLNYWGSPWIAHPIFSFDFGDEGYISFSIETRREKGEVYTTLGGLYKLYELTYLVGDERDFVRVRTNIRKDEDAYLYRLALGPQKARERFMEYVDQIRAVNERPRFYNAVTANCTTALSSQIAKADRGLPDWRLLLNGKLDELLYEKSLLAAKSTPLAVLKEKGHINDRALQAHDDPDFSRKIRSNIPTR; this is encoded by the coding sequence ATGGAAGCGTCCTCCCCACCCGCCGGCGATCGCACCGGCTCCTTGAACCGGCCCGCCCGCGCCTGCGGACGCGGCATCCTGCGTTTCCTTTGCCTGCTTGCCACGCTCTGGACCTTCGGGGCCATTTACTTCGACGGCCCCTTCCCCGGCACAGGCAATCTCGTGCTCGGCCTGCTGTGGCTCCTGCTAGGCATCGTGCTCATCTTCCGCTCGAAGACATCCTCGCGCCGCTGGCTGGCCTTCGCCGGAATCCTGGCGCTCGCGATCATCCCGTGGCTCTTCAAGCAGCCGTCCCAAGAACGGGACTGGGCCCCGGAGTATGCCCGCAGCGCAGGTGCCAGCGTCGAGGGCGACGCCGTTACCTTCACCAATTTCCGCAACTTCGATTACGCCATGGACGGCACCGTAACGGAGCGCTGGGAAACCCGCACCGTCCACCTCTCCAAGCTCCAGGGGGTCGACATGGTGCTCAACTACTGGGGCTCGCCATGGATCGCCCATCCGATCTTCAGTTTCGACTTCGGCGATGAGGGCTATATCTCCTTCTCGATCGAAACCCGGCGCGAAAAGGGCGAGGTCTACACCACTTTGGGTGGCCTCTACAAACTCTACGAACTGACCTACCTCGTGGGCGATGAACGGGACTTCGTCCGGGTCCGCACCAATATCCGCAAGGACGAGGACGCCTATCTCTACCGCCTCGCCCTCGGTCCGCAAAAGGCTCGCGAACGCTTCATGGAATACGTGGACCAAATCCGGGCCGTGAACGAACGGCCTCGCTTCTACAATGCGGTCACCGCCAACTGCACCACCGCCCTGAGCTCCCAGATCGCGAAGGCCGACCGCGGTCTTCCGGACTGGCGACTCCTCCTCAACGGCAAGCTCGACGAACTTCTCTACGAAAAGAGCCTCCTCGCCGCCAAGTCCACCCCCTTGGCCGTTCTCAAGGAGAAGGGCCACATCAACGACCGCGCCCTTCAGGCCCACGACGACCCCGACTTCTCTCGCAAGATCCGCTCGAACATCCCAACCCGCTGA
- a CDS encoding protein-L-isoaspartate(D-aspartate) O-methyltransferase, whose amino-acid sequence MNAIFSRLAGLAGVVASVCAQETREAAVLPVDMKVERERMVNEQIVRRGVKDARLLEVMKITPREEFMPLDTRELAYDDRAIPIGYGQTISQPYIVAFMTEALGLKPQDRVLEIGTGSGYQAAVLAGLVKEVYTIEIVEVLGKQAALTLERLNYKNVATRIGDGYRGWPEAAPFDAIIVTCAPDDVPAPLVEQLAEGGRMIIPVGPEGQPQNLIMLRKTNGEIVKQKSLPVVFVPMTGEGKK is encoded by the coding sequence ATGAATGCGATTTTCTCCAGACTGGCCGGGCTTGCGGGAGTGGTCGCAAGTGTCTGTGCGCAAGAGACCCGAGAAGCGGCAGTGCTGCCGGTGGACATGAAAGTGGAACGCGAGCGGATGGTGAATGAACAGATCGTCCGCCGTGGGGTGAAGGATGCGCGGCTGCTGGAGGTGATGAAGATCACGCCCCGCGAGGAATTCATGCCGCTGGATACCCGCGAGCTGGCCTACGATGATCGGGCGATCCCGATCGGCTACGGCCAGACCATTTCCCAACCCTACATCGTGGCCTTCATGACGGAAGCGCTGGGATTGAAACCACAGGACCGGGTCTTGGAGATCGGCACCGGGTCCGGCTATCAAGCCGCGGTGCTGGCGGGACTGGTGAAGGAGGTCTACACGATCGAGATCGTGGAGGTTCTCGGCAAGCAGGCGGCGCTGACCTTGGAGCGATTGAACTACAAGAATGTGGCGACGCGGATCGGAGATGGCTACCGGGGCTGGCCGGAGGCGGCACCTTTTGATGCGATCATCGTGACCTGCGCTCCCGATGATGTCCCCGCACCGCTCGTGGAGCAGCTTGCAGAGGGCGGGCGGATGATCATCCCGGTGGGACCTGAGGGGCAGCCCCAGAATCTGATCATGCTGAGGAAAACGAATGGCGAGATCGTGAAGCAGAAAAGCCTCCCCGTCGTATTCGTGCCAATGACCGGGGAGGGGAAGAAGTGA
- a CDS encoding DMT family transporter, protein MPVVFLIVACALWGLSFPIVKALDYEQSARLGDIPDIFLSVWLQMARFALAAVLMVPFLLHRRPTAKEIQQAAWLAVWGGIGMAFQAWGLTRTEASASAFLTQAYCVFLPLIACFRTKSAPSMRTVLATLMVIAGGAILSGIGPGTLKIGEGELATLAGAFIFTFQILTLENPKYEGNRGLVVTFAMCVWIAVIFLPLSLLAAPHPRMVIEAGASWPAFALILSLALFCSVGAYGLMNSWQPRVSATEAGLIYTTEPVFTAGFVMFLPALLGRMVGHPYPNETLTFSLISGGSLILAANILMQWKRPPHPPAIAPAP, encoded by the coding sequence ATGCCCGTCGTTTTCCTCATCGTCGCCTGCGCTCTCTGGGGTTTGAGCTTCCCGATTGTGAAAGCGCTCGACTACGAACAGTCGGCGCGCTTGGGAGATATCCCGGATATCTTTCTTTCCGTCTGGCTGCAGATGGCCCGCTTCGCCCTGGCTGCAGTGTTGATGGTCCCCTTCCTCCTTCATCGCCGGCCCACTGCCAAGGAAATCCAGCAAGCGGCATGGCTCGCGGTCTGGGGCGGCATCGGGATGGCCTTCCAAGCGTGGGGACTCACCCGGACCGAAGCATCCGCTTCGGCCTTCCTCACCCAGGCCTACTGCGTCTTCCTACCCCTGATTGCTTGTTTCAGAACCAAGAGCGCTCCCTCCATGCGCACCGTGCTCGCCACGCTCATGGTCATCGCCGGAGGTGCGATTCTCTCCGGCATTGGGCCCGGTACGCTCAAGATCGGCGAGGGCGAACTCGCCACGCTCGCAGGCGCCTTCATCTTCACATTCCAGATCCTCACCCTCGAGAACCCAAAGTATGAGGGCAACCGCGGCTTGGTCGTCACCTTCGCGATGTGCGTTTGGATCGCGGTGATCTTCCTCCCCCTCAGCCTGCTTGCCGCGCCTCATCCAAGAATGGTGATCGAGGCAGGTGCCTCTTGGCCGGCCTTCGCGCTCATCCTCTCGCTCGCTCTCTTCTGCTCGGTCGGCGCTTACGGGCTGATGAACAGTTGGCAGCCCCGCGTCTCCGCCACCGAGGCCGGCCTGATCTACACCACCGAGCCGGTCTTCACCGCTGGCTTCGTCATGTTCCTCCCCGCCCTGTTAGGACGGATGGTGGGCCACCCTTATCCTAACGAGACCTTGACCTTTTCACTTATCTCGGGAGGCTCCCTCATCCTTGCCGCGAATATCTTGATGCAATGGAAGCGTCCTCCCCACCCGCCGGCGATCGCACCGGCTCCTTGA
- a CDS encoding DMT family protein has protein sequence MTLLKTVALLTLSNIFMTFAWYAHLKDLKEKPWIIAALISWGIALFEYLLQVPANRIGYNGGLSAAQLKITQEVITLSVFAPFAIFYLKEKLTWNYFFAALCMAGAVFFIVRDSLPGKKTPVAEVQAK, from the coding sequence GTGACCTTGCTCAAAACCGTCGCGCTCCTCACCCTTTCCAACATCTTCATGACCTTCGCGTGGTATGCCCACCTGAAGGATCTGAAGGAAAAGCCGTGGATCATCGCCGCGCTGATCTCCTGGGGCATCGCGCTCTTCGAGTACCTGCTGCAAGTCCCGGCCAACCGCATCGGCTACAACGGCGGCCTGAGCGCGGCGCAGCTCAAGATCACCCAGGAAGTCATCACGCTCTCCGTCTTCGCCCCCTTCGCGATCTTCTATCTGAAGGAGAAGCTGACCTGGAATTACTTCTTCGCCGCGCTATGCATGGCGGGCGCCGTCTTCTTCATCGTGCGCGATAGCTTGCCGGGGAAGAAAACCCCGGTGGCCGAGGTCCAAGCGAAGTGA
- a CDS encoding carbon-nitrogen hydrolase — protein MPRLALLQSKGFATKAESFDHHETLIREAAKGGANIVVTQELFLTPYFCTVEDPQLFDLADPLPGPVTDRLGALAKELGIVLISSLFEHRGPGLYHNTASIHDADGSLMGLYRKSHIPQDPAFEEKFYFTPGDTGWPVWDTRFGRIGVLICWDQWYPEAARLMALGGAQVLVYPTAIGWLPAEKPTLGDAQHCAWETVQRGHAVANGCYLAAVNRVGTEGDTEFWGRSFVANPYGELVAKASTEKEEILYHDLDFGGVEDFRRIWPFFRDRRIDAYGELVKRWRS, from the coding sequence ATGCCGCGCCTCGCCCTGCTCCAGTCCAAAGGCTTCGCCACCAAGGCAGAGTCCTTCGACCACCATGAAACGCTCATTCGCGAAGCCGCGAAGGGAGGGGCAAACATCGTGGTCACCCAGGAACTCTTCCTCACCCCGTATTTTTGCACGGTCGAGGACCCGCAGCTCTTCGATCTCGCAGATCCTCTCCCCGGCCCGGTCACCGATCGGCTCGGGGCGCTCGCGAAGGAACTCGGTATCGTCCTGATTTCCTCTCTCTTCGAACACCGCGGTCCCGGGCTCTACCACAACACCGCCTCGATCCATGACGCGGACGGCTCGCTGATGGGCCTCTACCGCAAGAGCCACATCCCCCAGGATCCCGCCTTCGAGGAAAAATTCTACTTCACCCCCGGCGATACCGGTTGGCCGGTTTGGGACACGCGTTTCGGCAGGATCGGCGTGCTGATCTGTTGGGATCAGTGGTATCCGGAAGCAGCCCGCCTGATGGCGCTCGGTGGTGCACAGGTCCTGGTCTATCCCACCGCAATCGGTTGGCTGCCGGCAGAGAAGCCGACACTCGGCGATGCCCAGCATTGTGCCTGGGAAACCGTCCAGCGCGGCCATGCAGTTGCAAACGGCTGCTATCTGGCCGCCGTCAATCGCGTCGGCACCGAAGGAGACACCGAATTCTGGGGCCGGTCGTTCGTCGCAAATCCCTATGGTGAGCTCGTCGCCAAGGCCTCCACCGAAAAGGAAGAGATTCTCTATCACGATCTCGACTTCGGCGGCGTGGAAGACTTCCGCCGCATCTGGCCTTTCTTCCGCGACCGTCGTATCGACGCTTACGGTGAGCTCGTGAAGCGTTGGCGTTCCTGA
- a CDS encoding GNAT family N-acetyltransferase, which translates to MTIRLASIEDHAALAGIFLSVRRSTFVWEDPASFQLDDFASATEGELIHVAETAENGIVGFISLWEPEQFVHHLFIANGHRGKGIGRALLDDLARRQPGPFRLKCVAGNSVALSFYKRSGWAQIGEGETDGRPYLLMELSKTDESTLSSPST; encoded by the coding sequence ATGACCATCCGCTTGGCCTCCATCGAAGACCACGCCGCCCTCGCCGGGATCTTCCTCAGCGTCCGGCGTTCGACCTTCGTGTGGGAAGATCCGGCTTCATTTCAACTCGACGACTTCGCGTCCGCCACTGAAGGCGAACTGATTCACGTCGCCGAAACTGCGGAAAACGGGATTGTCGGATTCATCTCGCTCTGGGAACCCGAGCAATTCGTCCATCACCTCTTCATCGCGAATGGCCACCGCGGAAAAGGTATCGGACGTGCTCTTCTTGATGATCTCGCCCGCAGGCAACCGGGCCCCTTCCGGCTTAAATGTGTCGCCGGAAACTCGGTCGCGCTCTCTTTCTACAAGCGATCGGGGTGGGCACAGATTGGAGAAGGCGAGACCGATGGCCGCCCCTATCTCCTGATGGAGCTCTCCAAAACGGATGAATCCACCCTCAGCTCGCCATCCACATGA